The following are encoded in a window of Scophthalmus maximus strain ysfricsl-2021 chromosome 2, ASM2237912v1, whole genome shotgun sequence genomic DNA:
- the rnft1 gene encoding E3 ubiquitin-protein ligase RNFT1: protein MKLRVQNDRSDCRRALKLRESPTAMQPNSSEQDAHAGNGLSLTLQPELLTRTPGSGAAAESDEVRVPMTSGPGDSGGGTSSRRSRVSFHSRPHSHAHGHNRAQHHSSSEAEPDPPDSDLDSGEPSASMSELRCLFRWLQKSLPFLVILCAKLVIQHTLGLAVAVGLFMTFLYVNKSIQTQVFLQGHHSRLQCVWLLLFLIASTFLLYCTFITEKLYHCLIFLNPTIELLGFWEVLWAVGITNYVIKFLFMGIKCLILLLPSSLVTYRTQGRLLMLTEELGQVHQAMAPVSLWFRYLVTYQEAEGALALTLGVVLALLYLILKLLALYGQWTSLLKTVKIFLQGEHTGTAATRSQCSEAGAFCPICQGDYREPRALLCQHIFCDECIALWFNREKSCPLCRTVITEKVYKWRDGATSPHLQIY from the exons ATGAAACTCCGGGTGCAGAATGACAG GAGTGATTGCAGAAGAGCACTGAAACTGAGGGAGTCTCCTACTGCGATGCAGCCCAATTCGAGTGAGCAGGACGCTCATGCTGGAAACGGATTATCCCTAACCCTGCAACCGGAGCTTCTCACCAGGACACCGGGCTCTGGTGCGGCTGCTGAGAGCGATGAGGTGCGGGTGCCCATGACAAGTGGGCCTGGGGACTCCGGTGGAGGCACATCGTCCAGGAGGTCCAGAGTCAGTTTCCACAGCCGGCCCCACTCGCATGCACACGGACACAATCGGGCGCAGCATCACTCCAGTTCGGAGGCTGAGCCTGACCCGCCCGACTCTGACCTGGACTCGGGAGAACCCAGCGCCTCCATGTCCGAGCTTCGCTGTCTCTTCCGCTGGCTCCAAAAGAGTCTTCCTTTCCTTGTAATACTGTGTGCTAAACTGGTCATCCAACATACTCTTG GTCTAGCTGTTGCTGTTGGCCTCTTCATGACTTTTTTATACGTGAATAAAAGCATTCAAACACAAGTCTTTCTTCAG GGTCATCACTCCAGGCTGCAGTGCGTGtggctgctcctcttcctgatCGCTTCAACGTTTCTGCTTTACTGCACTTTTATCACTGAGAAACTTTACCACTG CCTCATCTTCCTCAACCCAACCATTGAGCTGCTGGGTTTCTGGGAGGTTCTGTGGGCAGTCGGCATCACCAACTACGTGATTAAATTCCTCTTTATGGGGATCAAGTGCCTTATTCTGCTGTTGCCATCTTCACTAGTGACCTACAGAACCCAG GGGAGGTTGCTGATGCTCACGGAGGAGCTGGGTCAGGTACACCAGGCCATGGCTCCAGTCTCACTTTGGTTCCGCTACCTGGTCACCTACCAGGAGGCCGAGGGCGCCCTTGCACTCACACTCGGGGTCGTGCTGGCTTTGCTCTACCTCATACTGAAG cTTTTGGCATTGTACGGACAGTGGACGTCTTTACTGAAAACTGTGAAGATATTTCTGCAGGGCGAG CACACAGGCACAGCTGCCACTAGGAGTCAGTGCAGCGAGGCCGGAGCCTTCTGCCCCATCTGTCAGGGAGACTACCGGGAGCCTCGGGCTTTACTCTGTCAG CACATT